In one Thermosipho ferrireducens genomic region, the following are encoded:
- a CDS encoding transposase, which yields MKGNKYLRYYLYQAASSAIRFDPVLRDYYKSKRNEGKAHKAAVVLTTRKLVRSIYYMLKNNVPYKPFETTHVSN from the coding sequence TTGAAAGGTAATAAGTATTTACGTTATTATCTCTACCAGGCAGCTTCAAGTGCTATTAGATTCGATCCTGTGCTTAGAGATTACTACAAATCCAAACGAAATGAAGGTAAAGCTCACAAAGCTGCTGTTGTACTTACTACAAGAAAACTTGTAAGAAGTATTTACTATATGCTTAAAAACAACGTCCCTTACAAACCTTTTGAAACAACCCATGTGTCAAACTAA